Proteins from a single region of Candidatus Woesearchaeota archaeon:
- a CDS encoding polysaccharide biosynthesis protein, whose protein sequence is MDNLVQDKNILITGGTGSLARPLITELLQFNPKVIRILDIDETEQFEMQQDFNSDKLRYLLGDIRDRERLKTAMENIDVVFHLAALKHVLACEYNPFEAVKTNIIGTQNVINTALETGVSRVIYTSSDKAVNPNNTMGATKLLAERLIIAANHYKGSKKTIFSSVRFGNILWSRGSVGPLFKKQLAKGGPLTITDPAMTRFFMSPEKAVTLLFKCLSIMQGGEIFVFKMPVVKIKDFGEVFVEKFANYYHYDPKKIQINIIGLKPGETMSEELMTEQEAERAYEFDDLFIIPPEIVLFQQQLVSSSLNLKKAHVKGYDSADEIPLTKLEIDTLLSESHFEQYLT, encoded by the coding sequence ATTGATAATTTAGTCCAAGATAAAAACATACTCATTACCGGAGGCACAGGATCACTGGCAAGACCTCTTATTACAGAACTCCTTCAATTTAATCCAAAAGTAATTCGAATTCTGGATATTGATGAAACTGAACAGTTTGAGATGCAGCAGGATTTTAACAGTGATAAATTGAGGTATTTATTAGGTGATATCCGCGATAGAGAGCGATTAAAAACTGCTATGGAAAATATTGATGTGGTCTTCCATCTCGCTGCATTAAAACATGTTTTAGCCTGTGAATACAATCCTTTTGAAGCTGTTAAAACAAATATTATTGGCACACAAAATGTTATTAATACTGCACTTGAAACAGGTGTTAGCAGGGTTATTTACACCAGCAGTGATAAAGCAGTTAATCCTAATAATACTATGGGTGCAACAAAGCTTCTTGCTGAACGCCTGATTATTGCTGCAAATCATTACAAAGGCAGCAAAAAAACTATTTTTTCCTCAGTAAGGTTTGGGAATATCCTCTGGAGCAGAGGATCAGTAGGACCTTTATTTAAAAAACAGCTTGCAAAAGGCGGACCTCTTACTATTACTGATCCAGCTATGACGCGATTTTTTATGTCGCCAGAAAAAGCAGTTACCCTTTTGTTTAAATGTTTAAGTATTATGCAAGGCGGTGAAATTTTTGTGTTTAAAATGCCTGTTGTTAAGATAAAAGATTTTGGTGAGGTTTTTGTAGAAAAATTTGCAAATTATTACCATTATGATCCGAAAAAGATTCAAATTAATATCATTGGGCTTAAACCTGGAGAAACTATGAGCGAAGAACTCATGACTGAGCAGGAAGCAGAGCGCGCTTATGAGTTTGATGATCTGTTTATTATACCTCCTGAGATTGTTTTGTTTCAACAACAACTAGTTTCATCTTCTTTAAACCTAAAAAAAGCCCATGTTAAAGGATACGATTCTGCTGATGAAATACCTTTAACTAAACTTGAAATTGATACGCTTCTTTCAGAATCTCATTTTGAACAGTACCTTACTTGA
- a CDS encoding UDP-N-acetylglucosamine 2-epimerase, producing the protein MEKNNTTINQDYPEMIFLKEFADKTILDGKNIKQLLTYEQTSLWWFAERWLADASFYHYPSLKGIFKGEPLPEKNIFSLLYTFLLNHLEQARFVVRKYIIPQHSLDLNNQEDTIVVTTHPSYCVAANNIRIGPLIEKIRQQHKKLFVFYYDDLASWGGKTKLQTSMYSDTNPIEKFYSIEIMRKVSQEKKKYAALGKKILTSPEFKKALQTRFKGKELDLYTSLYKKFQLMFSKILPEAITYILLSKEMLKATKPKIVVTMSGNTTPGKSVIVAAKRLGIPVLEIQEGLIGYDLDYVHTQKDIADHYPLADLIAVYGEHTKQFLVKQGSFPQEKIHIVGQLASDNLVIIKNSMQKKNKSQELKQRLGINPEEKVVVYATSIDKEPWKTYDLATELFKSVAAVAQTQNQDKKQLRLVVKLHPRDPHEAWYRKLAHQQNLDDVIFIKDTPIYELFAITDALIAESSTIVLEAIMFGVPVVLICFSSNIRDQGYIASNAVVVTEKKQNLTRNIFAILYGKDIQQELKKNTQEFLKKQVYKIDGKVADRVLQLVGRY; encoded by the coding sequence ATGGAAAAAAATAACACCACTATTAATCAAGATTATCCTGAAATGATTTTTTTAAAAGAGTTTGCAGATAAAACTATCCTTGACGGTAAAAATATAAAACAATTATTAACATATGAACAAACATCACTATGGTGGTTTGCTGAACGATGGTTAGCAGATGCTTCTTTTTACCATTATCCTTCATTGAAAGGTATTTTCAAAGGAGAACCTTTGCCAGAAAAGAATATTTTCTCACTACTCTATACTTTTCTGCTTAACCATCTTGAACAAGCCCGGTTTGTTGTAAGAAAATATATTATTCCTCAACATTCTCTTGACCTTAATAATCAAGAGGATACTATTGTTGTTACAACACATCCCTCATACTGTGTAGCAGCCAATAACATAAGAATCGGACCGCTTATTGAAAAAATTCGTCAGCAGCATAAAAAACTCTTTGTTTTTTATTACGACGATTTAGCTTCATGGGGAGGAAAAACAAAACTGCAAACTTCAATGTATTCTGATACTAATCCTATTGAAAAATTTTATTCAATAGAAATAATGAGAAAAGTTTCTCAAGAGAAAAAGAAATATGCCGCTCTTGGAAAAAAAATCTTAACAAGCCCTGAGTTTAAGAAAGCGCTCCAAACAAGATTTAAGGGAAAAGAGCTTGATTTGTACACCTCGTTATATAAGAAATTTCAACTTATGTTTTCTAAAATTTTACCTGAAGCAATCACGTATATTCTGTTAAGCAAAGAAATGCTCAAAGCAACAAAACCAAAAATTGTTGTCACCATGTCAGGGAATACAACACCAGGAAAGTCTGTGATTGTTGCTGCAAAAAGGTTAGGTATTCCTGTCCTTGAAATTCAAGAAGGACTGATAGGATACGATCTGGATTATGTTCATACCCAAAAAGATATTGCTGATCATTATCCACTTGCTGATCTTATTGCAGTTTATGGTGAACATACCAAACAGTTTCTTGTAAAACAAGGCTCTTTTCCTCAAGAGAAGATTCATATCGTTGGACAATTAGCAAGTGATAACCTTGTTATTATAAAAAACAGCATGCAAAAGAAAAATAAAAGTCAGGAACTTAAACAGCGTTTAGGCATCAATCCTGAAGAAAAAGTTGTTGTTTATGCAACAAGCATTGATAAAGAACCATGGAAAACTTATGATCTTGCAACGGAACTCTTTAAAAGTGTTGCTGCTGTAGCGCAAACACAAAATCAAGATAAAAAGCAACTTAGGTTGGTAGTAAAATTACATCCGCGAGATCCTCATGAAGCATGGTATCGAAAGCTTGCTCATCAACAAAATTTAGATGATGTTATTTTTATTAAAGATACCCCTATCTACGAACTCTTTGCGATCACTGACGCCCTTATTGCAGAAAGCTCTACTATTGTTTTAGAAGCAATTATGTTTGGTGTACCCGTAGTATTAATTTGTTTTTCTTCAAACATTCGTGATCAAGGATACATTGCCAGCAATGCTGTAGTGGTTACTGAAAAAAAACAGAATCTTACTCGGAATATCTTTGCCATTTTATATGGCAAAGATATCCAGCAAGAACTTAAGAAAAATACCCAAGAATTCCTTAAAAAACAAGTATATAAGATTGATGGAAAAGTTGCTGATAGAGTTCTTCAACTTGTTGGGCGATATTGA